A stretch of the Thermithiobacillus plumbiphilus genome encodes the following:
- a CDS encoding deoxyguanosinetriphosphate triphosphohydrolase — MLAPYAADPGRTLGRRYPEEPPTGRSEFQRDRDRVIHSKAFRRLEYKTQVFVNHEGDLYRTRLTHSIEVGQIARSIARQMQLNEDLAEAIALAHDLGHTPFGHAGQDALNACMQPYGGFEHNFQSLRVVDELEERYAAFPGLNLCFETREGILKHCSPARAATLGEVGRRFVQGGQPSLEAQLTNLADEIAYNNHDIDDGLRSGLITLAQLQEIPLFERVFTEVRRRYPAAKERVCVYETIRRLINDAVTDLVQTSLERINEASPQCIENVYAQPEPLIAYSPALQSESQMLKAFLRRALYRHPEVYRQTEKAKRLVRALFEAFFGDVRLLPLKHQQRLRTLGSDTDPMLRARVVADYIAGMTDRFAIAESRRLFDS; from the coding sequence ATGCTAGCGCCCTATGCCGCGGACCCGGGCCGGACCCTGGGCCGGCGCTATCCCGAGGAGCCGCCCACCGGGCGTAGCGAGTTCCAGCGCGACCGCGACCGCGTCATCCACTCCAAGGCCTTTCGCCGCCTGGAATACAAGACCCAGGTCTTTGTCAATCACGAGGGCGATCTGTATCGCACCCGCCTGACCCACTCCATCGAAGTCGGCCAGATCGCCCGCTCGATCGCGCGCCAGATGCAGCTCAACGAGGACCTCGCCGAGGCCATTGCGCTGGCCCATGATCTCGGGCACACGCCCTTTGGCCATGCCGGCCAGGATGCTTTGAATGCCTGCATGCAGCCCTACGGCGGGTTCGAGCACAACTTCCAGTCGCTGCGGGTGGTCGATGAGCTGGAGGAACGCTATGCTGCCTTCCCGGGCCTGAATCTCTGTTTCGAGACGCGCGAGGGGATCCTGAAGCACTGCTCGCCGGCTCGCGCGGCAACGCTGGGCGAGGTCGGGCGGCGCTTCGTGCAAGGGGGGCAGCCCAGCCTGGAGGCCCAGCTCACGAACCTTGCCGACGAGATCGCCTACAACAACCACGATATTGATGATGGCCTGCGCTCGGGCCTGATCACCCTGGCGCAGTTGCAGGAGATCCCGCTGTTCGAGCGGGTATTCACCGAGGTAAGGCGCCGTTATCCCGCAGCCAAGGAGCGGGTCTGCGTCTATGAAACCATTCGCCGGCTCATCAATGACGCCGTCACGGATCTGGTGCAGACCAGCCTGGAGCGGATCAATGAGGCCAGTCCGCAGTGCATCGAGAACGTGTATGCCCAGCCCGAGCCCCTGATTGCCTATTCGCCGGCCCTGCAGTCGGAGAGCCAGATGCTCAAGGCCTTCCTGCGCCGGGCCCTGTATCGCCACCCCGAGGTATATCGCCAGACCGAGAAGGCCAAGCGCCTGGTGCGGGCCCTGTTTGAGGCATTTTTTGGGGATGTGCGGCTGTTGCCCCTGAAGCATCAGCAGCGCCTGCGCACCCTCGGCTCCGACACTGATCCCATGCTGCGGGCCCGCGTGGTGGCGGATTACATCGCCGGCATGACCGATCGCTTTGCCATCGCCGAATCCCGGCGCCTGTTTGATTCCTAG
- a CDS encoding shikimate kinase, translated as MGAGKSTVGRLLAARLHLPFLDSDSIIVERTGVSIPTIFEIEGEAGFRQRESRVLTELLGTGPMVLATGGGVVLRPQNRQVLRELGRIVFLNVSVDEQLRRVRQDPNRPLLQVEDPRARLEAMQAERGPIYRELADLILKTDNLRADQVVGQIFKYLKKARPACPEAR; from the coding sequence ATGGGGGCCGGCAAGTCCACAGTCGGGCGGCTTCTGGCCGCCCGACTGCATTTGCCTTTTTTGGATTCTGATAGCATCATCGTCGAACGTACCGGCGTCTCCATCCCGACCATCTTCGAGATCGAGGGCGAGGCGGGTTTCCGCCAGCGGGAATCCCGGGTGCTGACTGAGCTGCTGGGTACCGGGCCCATGGTGCTGGCCACCGGAGGCGGGGTGGTGCTGCGACCGCAAAACCGCCAGGTCCTGCGCGAGCTCGGCAGGATCGTTTTCCTGAACGTGAGCGTGGATGAACAGTTGCGTCGGGTGCGCCAGGACCCCAACCGGCCCCTGCTGCAGGTGGAAGATCCCCGCGCAAGGCTGGAAGCGATGCAGGCCGAACGGGGCCCCATATACCGCGAGCTGGCCGACCTGATCCTGAAAACCGACAATCTGCGGGCGGATCAGGTGGTCGGCCAGATTTTCAAATACCTGAAAAAAGCCAGGCCCGCCTGCCCGGAGGCGCGATGA
- the gltB gene encoding glutamate synthase large subunit: MNHSLYSPDFEKDSCGFGLIAQMDNQPNHGIVASAIGALACLTHRGAVAADLKTGDGCGLLAQMPDAFMRAVAGEQGWRLAERFGVGQFFLSRDADRAATCRAGITQEAQALGLDFVGWREVPTDGESACGAEALKSQPAVWQAFINASSAQDADAFERRLFVLRKRAERLCADDDYFFAVTCSSRVIGYKGLVMPAHLPDFYPDLRDERFASALVSYHQRFSTNTWPEWRLCQPFRVLAHNGELNTLQANRSWTRAREANLSSELFESMDDIRPIIQGGSDSFSLDNMLETLIMGGVDFFKAVRLLVPSAWQNMAQIDPELRAFYEYNSMRMEPWDGPAGLVFNAGDLAACVLDRNGLRPARYVITKDRIINIASEVGVFNYTHQDVLVKGRVGPGQMIAVNLKTGELLDSGQIDTQLKSSQPYRAWLDEYVVHLPADPEREEPASSLDADLLVYEKAFGVSIEERDAILRVLGEDGQEAVGSMGDDTPMAVLSTRSRHLADYFRQQFAQVTNPPIDPLREAIVMSLNTAFGAESNLFDERAEYARRIEVHSPVLSDSKFRELSSRPEPEFRAQQFKLDYASDGSLESAIRALVNDTVEAVRNGAVILVLSDRGIARDRLYIPAMMAVGAVHHALIDTGLRTRCNLIIETGSARDPHHFAGLIGYGATAVYPYLAYEIIREMAASRKFSQPVTADKALRNYRKGINKGLYKIMSKMGISTIASYRGSQLFEAIGLDAAVIDLCFKGTVSRLRGASFEDLESDVRLLLRDAFSRRKDQSAGGLLRFVYGGEYHAYNPDVVMALQHAVRTGDYNAYRSFADLVNNRGVATLRDLLQFKASTPIPIEEVEPVESITKRFDSAGMSLGALSPEAHEALAIAMNTIGGRSNSGEGGEDPVRYGTIKTSKIKQIASGRFGVTPEYLINAEELQIKIAQGAKPGEGGQLPGHKVNGLIARLRYAKPGVALISPPPHHDIYSIEDLAQLIFDLKQINPKAYVSVKLVAEAGVGTIAAGVAKAYADRITIAGYDGGTGASPLSSVKYAGSPWELGLAETHVTLRRNHLRHRVRLQTDGGLKTGLDVVKGAMLGAESFGFGTAPMIALGCKYLRICHLNNCATGVATQDEKLRKDHFLGLPEMVINYFQFVAQEVREIMASLGVRRFEELIGMTQMLEPVSGETQKQQRLDIRPLLANATMGADADGNVHTLDRNAPFDKGALAESMVEDAMPGIEQKVATRLHYRVNNTNRSIGTRVAGEIARRHGNTGMPEGTIVLDLAGTAGQSLGAFCIQGLHLHLSGDANDYVGKGMNGGQIVVASPEGVSYKSQESVIIGNTCLYGATGGKLYAAGMAGERFAVRNSGATAVVEGLGDHGCEYMTGGCVTVLGETGVNFGAGMTGGLAFVYDENNRFSDRINRELVEMHRVHIESMEGYATLLRRQIEAHVVATGSAHAKDLLDRWGEVVQDFWLVAPKAARLEVLLEEAS; this comes from the coding sequence TTGAATCACTCTTTATATTCTCCTGACTTTGAAAAGGATTCCTGTGGCTTTGGTCTGATCGCCCAGATGGACAATCAGCCCAATCACGGTATTGTGGCCAGCGCCATTGGCGCCCTTGCCTGCCTGACCCATCGCGGCGCGGTGGCTGCCGACCTCAAGACCGGTGACGGCTGCGGTCTGCTGGCGCAGATGCCGGATGCCTTCATGCGTGCCGTGGCCGGCGAGCAGGGCTGGCGTCTTGCGGAACGCTTCGGCGTGGGCCAGTTCTTCCTGTCGCGCGATGCCGATCGCGCCGCCACCTGCCGCGCCGGCATCACCCAGGAGGCGCAGGCGCTGGGACTGGATTTCGTCGGCTGGCGCGAAGTGCCCACCGATGGCGAGTCCGCCTGTGGCGCCGAGGCGCTCAAGAGTCAGCCGGCCGTGTGGCAGGCCTTCATCAACGCCAGCAGCGCTCAGGATGCCGATGCCTTCGAGCGCCGGCTTTTCGTGCTCAGGAAACGCGCCGAGCGGCTGTGCGCGGATGACGACTACTTCTTCGCGGTGACCTGTTCCTCGCGGGTGATCGGCTACAAGGGTCTGGTCATGCCCGCGCACCTGCCGGACTTCTATCCGGATCTGCGCGACGAGCGCTTTGCCTCGGCCCTGGTCAGCTATCACCAGCGCTTCTCCACCAATACCTGGCCCGAGTGGCGGCTGTGCCAGCCCTTCCGGGTGCTGGCCCACAACGGCGAGCTCAACACCCTGCAGGCCAACCGCTCCTGGACGCGCGCGCGCGAGGCCAATCTCAGCAGCGAGCTCTTCGAGAGCATGGACGACATCCGTCCCATCATCCAGGGCGGCTCGGACTCCTTCAGTCTCGACAACATGCTCGAAACCCTGATCATGGGCGGCGTGGACTTTTTCAAGGCGGTGCGTCTGCTGGTGCCCTCGGCCTGGCAGAACATGGCGCAGATCGACCCCGAGCTGCGCGCCTTCTATGAGTACAACAGCATGCGCATGGAGCCCTGGGATGGCCCGGCCGGCCTGGTGTTCAATGCCGGGGACCTGGCGGCCTGCGTGCTCGATCGCAACGGCCTGCGCCCGGCGCGCTACGTGATCACCAAGGACCGGATCATCAACATCGCGTCCGAGGTGGGCGTGTTCAACTACACCCACCAGGACGTGCTGGTGAAGGGCCGCGTCGGTCCGGGCCAGATGATCGCGGTCAATCTCAAGACCGGCGAACTGCTGGATTCCGGGCAGATCGACACCCAGCTCAAGAGCTCCCAGCCCTATCGCGCCTGGCTCGACGAGTACGTCGTCCACCTGCCCGCCGATCCCGAGCGGGAAGAGCCGGCCAGCTCGCTGGATGCCGATCTCCTGGTTTATGAGAAGGCCTTCGGCGTCAGCATCGAGGAGCGGGATGCCATTTTGCGCGTGCTGGGCGAGGATGGCCAGGAAGCGGTCGGCTCCATGGGCGACGACACCCCGATGGCCGTGCTTTCCACACGGTCCCGGCATCTGGCCGACTATTTCCGCCAGCAGTTCGCGCAGGTGACCAATCCGCCCATCGATCCGCTGCGCGAAGCGATCGTGATGTCGCTGAACACTGCCTTTGGCGCCGAAAGCAATCTCTTTGACGAGCGCGCCGAGTATGCCCGCCGCATCGAGGTGCACTCGCCGGTGCTCTCGGACAGCAAGTTCCGCGAACTGAGCAGCCGGCCGGAGCCCGAGTTCCGCGCCCAGCAGTTCAAGCTCGATTACGCGAGTGATGGCTCGCTGGAAAGCGCCATTCGCGCCCTGGTGAACGATACCGTCGAGGCCGTGCGCAATGGCGCGGTCATCCTGGTGCTCTCGGATCGCGGGATCGCGCGCGACCGACTCTACATCCCGGCGATGATGGCGGTCGGCGCGGTGCATCATGCGCTGATCGACACCGGCTTGCGCACCCGCTGCAACCTGATCATCGAGACCGGATCGGCCCGCGACCCGCACCATTTTGCCGGTCTGATCGGTTATGGCGCGACCGCGGTCTATCCCTATCTTGCCTATGAAATCATTCGCGAGATGGCGGCGAGCCGCAAGTTCAGCCAGCCGGTGACGGCGGACAAGGCCCTGCGGAACTACCGCAAGGGGATCAACAAGGGCCTTTACAAGATCATGTCCAAGATGGGCATCTCCACCATCGCCAGCTATCGCGGCTCGCAGCTTTTCGAGGCCATCGGCCTGGATGCCGCGGTGATCGATCTCTGCTTCAAGGGTACGGTCTCGCGTCTGCGCGGCGCCTCCTTCGAGGACCTCGAATCGGACGTGCGCCTGCTGCTGCGCGATGCCTTCAGCCGGCGCAAGGACCAGAGCGCGGGTGGCCTGCTGAGGTTCGTCTATGGCGGCGAATACCACGCCTACAACCCGGACGTGGTGATGGCGCTGCAGCACGCGGTGCGCACCGGGGACTACAACGCCTATCGCAGCTTCGCGGATCTGGTGAACAATCGCGGCGTGGCGACCCTGCGCGATTTGTTGCAGTTCAAGGCGAGCACACCGATTCCGATCGAGGAGGTCGAGCCGGTGGAAAGCATCACCAAGCGCTTCGATTCCGCGGGCATGAGCCTTGGGGCGCTGTCGCCGGAGGCCCATGAGGCCCTGGCCATCGCCATGAACACCATCGGCGGACGCTCCAATTCCGGCGAGGGTGGCGAAGACCCGGTGCGCTACGGCACCATCAAGACCAGCAAGATCAAGCAGATCGCCTCGGGCCGCTTCGGCGTGACGCCGGAGTACCTGATCAATGCCGAGGAGCTGCAGATCAAGATCGCCCAGGGCGCCAAGCCCGGCGAAGGCGGCCAGCTGCCCGGCCACAAGGTCAACGGCCTGATCGCGCGCCTGCGTTACGCCAAGCCCGGCGTGGCCCTGATCAGCCCGCCGCCGCACCACGACATCTACTCGATCGAGGACCTGGCGCAGCTCATCTTCGATCTCAAGCAGATCAATCCCAAGGCCTATGTCTCGGTGAAGCTGGTGGCGGAGGCCGGCGTGGGCACCATCGCCGCGGGTGTGGCCAAGGCCTATGCCGACCGCATCACCATTGCCGGCTACGACGGCGGCACCGGCGCCAGCCCCTTGAGCAGCGTGAAGTACGCCGGCTCGCCCTGGGAGCTTGGTTTGGCCGAGACCCACGTGACCCTGCGCAGGAACCATCTGCGTCATCGCGTGCGCCTGCAGACTGATGGTGGTCTCAAGACCGGTCTGGATGTGGTCAAGGGCGCCATGCTCGGGGCCGAGAGCTTTGGTTTCGGCACGGCACCGATGATCGCGCTGGGCTGCAAGTATCTGCGTATCTGTCACCTGAACAACTGCGCCACCGGCGTGGCCACCCAGGACGAGAAGCTGCGCAAGGATCATTTTCTGGGCCTGCCGGAAATGGTCATCAACTACTTCCAGTTCGTTGCCCAGGAAGTGCGCGAGATCATGGCGAGCCTTGGGGTGCGCCGTTTCGAGGAGCTGATTGGCATGACGCAGATGCTCGAACCGGTCTCCGGCGAGACGCAGAAGCAGCAGCGTCTGGATATCCGGCCCCTGCTGGCCAATGCCACCATGGGCGCGGACGCCGACGGCAATGTCCATACCCTGGACCGCAATGCGCCCTTCGACAAGGGTGCGCTGGCCGAGAGCATGGTGGAAGACGCCATGCCCGGCATCGAGCAGAAGGTGGCGACCCGCCTGCATTACCGGGTCAACAACACCAACCGCTCGATCGGCACGCGGGTGGCCGGCGAGATCGCCAGGCGCCACGGCAACACCGGCATGCCTGAAGGCACCATCGTGCTGGATCTGGCCGGTACTGCCGGGCAGAGTCTCGGCGCCTTCTGCATCCAGGGCCTGCATCTGCACCTGAGCGGTGACGCCAACGACTACGTCGGCAAGGGCATGAACGGCGGCCAGATCGTCGTGGCGTCCCCGGAAGGGGTGAGCTACAAGAGCCAGGAATCGGTGATCATCGGCAATACCTGCCTCTATGGCGCCACCGGCGGCAAGCTCTATGCCGCGGGCATGGCCG
- the thyX gene encoding FAD-dependent thymidylate synthase, which translates to MSFQANKATAEIAEEIALRCQLNPAGTRRIGNFGFIELEDGWGDEATIVNTARISSTNKRLQSLADFSDKDRALLYLLLKDNHGTPFETVYFRYRFIAPIFVLRQWVKHRVSSWNEFSMRYRKPISAAYIPDTQARSVDGFEVLSDAAVAEYEAMMAQLFDWYERQYEQACERIDTARAAGEIPPKEGGRDPYRGRARELLRNVTPVAAYSDVYWTVNFRSLMNFFALRRKPDAQYEMREYADAAFDLFAARLPLLAETMQRVLNEKQAG; encoded by the coding sequence ATGAGCTTTCAAGCCAACAAGGCCACGGCCGAAATTGCTGAGGAAATCGCGCTGCGCTGCCAACTCAACCCCGCGGGCACCCGGCGCATCGGCAATTTCGGCTTCATCGAGCTGGAGGATGGCTGGGGCGATGAGGCGACCATCGTCAACACCGCCCGCATCAGCTCCACCAACAAACGCCTGCAATCACTGGCGGATTTCTCCGACAAGGACCGTGCGCTTTTGTACCTGCTGCTGAAGGACAATCACGGCACGCCCTTTGAGACCGTGTACTTTCGTTACCGCTTCATCGCACCCATCTTCGTGCTGCGTCAGTGGGTCAAGCATCGGGTCAGTTCCTGGAACGAGTTCTCGATGCGCTACAGAAAGCCGATCAGCGCGGCTTACATCCCGGATACTCAGGCGCGCAGCGTGGATGGTTTCGAGGTGCTGAGCGATGCGGCCGTGGCCGAATACGAAGCCATGATGGCGCAGCTCTTTGACTGGTACGAGCGTCAGTACGAGCAGGCCTGCGAGCGCATCGACACAGCCCGCGCCGCGGGCGAGATTCCGCCCAAGGAGGGTGGGCGTGACCCGTACCGAGGCCGGGCGCGGGAACTGCTGCGCAATGTCACGCCGGTGGCGGCCTATTCGGATGTCTACTGGACCGTGAACTTCAGGAGCCTGATGAATTTCTTTGCCCTGCGGCGCAAGCCCGATGCCCAGTACGAGATGCGCGAATACGCCGATGCCGCCTTTGATCTCTTTGCCGCGCGCCTGCCGCTGCTGGCCGAGACCATGCAACGGGTGCTGAATGAGAAGCAGGCAGGCTAG
- a CDS encoding pilus assembly protein PilP → MNHKAFWSVAFLLGGALSLGGCAQGDDMADLKQFVAAAPKSGKSIEKLPEAPLPSIILYTGENRRDPFTSFEESRRKERTLEIAKGPRPNSNRVRQVLEEFDLGSLNLVGIVRDVKGQPWGLIKTPDGKVYRVTLGNYLGRNDGRVVEIVQRPGESALRLIELVPATDGGFEKRQQRIEMSTNP, encoded by the coding sequence ATGAATCACAAGGCGTTCTGGTCGGTTGCCTTCCTGCTCGGCGGGGCCCTGTCTCTGGGCGGCTGCGCTCAGGGAGATGACATGGCCGATCTGAAACAGTTCGTGGCCGCGGCGCCCAAGTCCGGCAAATCGATCGAAAAGTTGCCCGAGGCGCCGCTGCCGAGCATCATTCTCTATACCGGAGAAAACCGTCGCGATCCCTTCACCAGTTTCGAGGAAAGCCGGCGCAAGGAACGTACCCTCGAAATCGCCAAGGGGCCGCGTCCCAACAGCAACCGGGTGCGTCAGGTGCTCGAAGAGTTCGACCTAGGCAGTCTCAATCTCGTCGGCATCGTGCGCGATGTGAAAGGCCAGCCCTGGGGCCTGATCAAGACGCCCGATGGCAAGGTTTACCGGGTCACGCTCGGCAATTACCTGGGACGCAACGATGGGCGCGTGGTCGAGATCGTCCAGCGGCCAGGTGAGTCCGCATTGCGCCTGATAGAACTGGTGCCGGCTACGGACGGCGGTTTTGAAAAGCGCCAGCAGCGTATCGAGATGAGCACCAATCCTTGA
- the aroB gene encoding 3-dehydroquinate synthase, with product MRTLNLDLGARAYPIHIGSGLLRRPDLLDPALGKGPVAIVTNTTVGPLYLPVLRETLASLSREAVVIELPDGEVYKTLEMVDRIVGELLAHNCDRSTTLIALGGGVIGDITGFAAASYQRGVPFIQAPTTLLAQVDSSVGGKTGVNHPRGKNMIGAFYQPQMVLIDTDTLKTLPKREFRSGIAEIIKYGAIVDLGFLNYLDENMEALLALDPTTLMHVIEQSCADKAWVVAKDEREGGLRAILNFGHTFGHAIEAAAGYGTFLHGEAVAIGMVMAADLSRRLDYLRESELNLLYGVIQRAGLPTSAPRLPVENYLEYMRVDKKVQGGRMRFVLLSALGEAVITSDVPEAAVVEAIQSHMETA from the coding sequence ATGAGAACCTTGAACCTTGACCTGGGCGCACGCGCCTACCCCATTCATATCGGCAGCGGACTGCTGCGCCGTCCCGATCTGCTCGACCCCGCCCTGGGCAAGGGCCCGGTCGCCATCGTCACCAACACCACGGTGGGGCCGCTCTATCTGCCCGTGCTGCGCGAAACCCTTGCCAGCCTGAGCCGCGAGGCGGTGGTCATCGAGCTGCCGGATGGCGAGGTCTACAAGACCTTGGAGATGGTGGACCGCATCGTCGGTGAGCTGCTGGCGCACAACTGCGATCGCTCGACCACGTTGATTGCACTGGGTGGGGGCGTGATCGGCGACATCACCGGCTTTGCCGCGGCGTCCTACCAGCGCGGCGTGCCCTTCATCCAGGCCCCGACCACCCTGCTGGCCCAGGTGGATTCCTCGGTGGGCGGCAAGACCGGCGTCAATCATCCGCGCGGCAAGAACATGATCGGCGCCTTCTATCAGCCACAGATGGTGCTGATCGATACCGACACCCTCAAGACCCTGCCCAAGCGCGAATTCCGCTCCGGCATCGCCGAGATCATCAAATATGGGGCCATCGTCGATCTCGGTTTCCTGAACTATCTCGATGAGAACATGGAAGCGCTGCTCGCCCTGGATCCCACGACGCTGATGCATGTGATCGAGCAATCCTGCGCCGACAAGGCCTGGGTGGTAGCCAAGGATGAGCGGGAAGGGGGGCTGCGCGCCATCCTCAATTTCGGCCATACCTTTGGGCACGCGATCGAGGCGGCGGCCGGCTATGGTACCTTTCTGCATGGCGAGGCGGTGGCCATCGGCATGGTCATGGCGGCGGATCTCTCGCGGCGTCTGGACTACCTGCGCGAAAGCGAACTCAATTTGCTGTATGGCGTGATCCAGCGCGCCGGCCTGCCTACCTCGGCCCCCCGCCTGCCGGTGGAAAATTATCTGGAGTACATGCGGGTGGACAAGAAAGTGCAGGGTGGGCGGATGCGCTTTGTATTGCTCTCGGCCCTGGGCGAGGCGGTGATCACCAGCGACGTGCCCGAAGCGGCGGTGGTCGAGGCGATCCAGAGTCACATGGAGACTGCATGA
- a CDS encoding type IV pilus secretin PilQ family protein — MKSTRQHACFTQSPLRLALTLAGVFMLPTATLAEPGKSEAPAQETAGQSQALAFIEGLAQQPGPKPALQIIAPQRPDYDITVLDEGRRVQVDFLNTRFGPGVQALTGSGPVLEARPSQVAGSNTARLEIRLDRAMPIMVEPAAGGYRIAFSEAVRSAPALVASAAPAATTPEVLTPEVQDMTFRRGPKEGGRLELQLAYGAPSPDLHRDGNRLILDLAGTRLPGRLERRLDVTDFGTPVRTIDSYRRGRDTRLVFDMPKNFEYAAYQVGNRVVVDVKPKAEIRATGPATPAEPGKPYNGSRFSMDFQAIDVRNALQVIADFTGINIIMADNVSGNLTMRLKNVPWDQALDIILESKGLGMKRQGNIIWVAPQKELAAQEEARLKAEQAKVQLEPTVTELIQINYARAEDIAALLNATNTPSTTTTRSNTSLDGTSRETEVTRTGLLGSLALGTRIGNNLLSDRGAVTVDKRTNSILVKETPGNLASIKRLVARLDRPVKQVLIESRIVVASTTAAQSLGVRWGGSFNETTGYDFPSTIDLSGDYAGGQVGSGQGVKTPSSVVNFPAIGAAGFNPASLGVRLGNMAGTRILDLQLSAIQSEGLGRVVSSPRVITGDQQKALIEQGKEIPYQAATSSGATSVTFKKAVLSLEVTPHITPDGKVQMEVLATKDSKGEIVPGGVAIDTRKVNTNVLVNNGETIVIGGIYEEEENESEAGVPGLRKIPVLGYLFKGKAKTKNQTELLIFLTPKIVEGVERPAQLSER; from the coding sequence ATGAAATCAACCAGACAACATGCCTGCTTCACCCAGTCCCCGCTTCGCCTGGCCCTGACGCTGGCCGGTGTCTTCATGCTGCCTACCGCCACGCTGGCCGAACCCGGAAAAAGCGAGGCGCCTGCCCAGGAAACCGCCGGGCAATCACAGGCCCTGGCCTTCATCGAAGGACTGGCCCAGCAGCCAGGCCCCAAACCGGCGCTGCAGATCATCGCGCCCCAGCGCCCCGACTATGACATCACCGTGCTCGACGAGGGCCGCAGAGTCCAGGTCGACTTCCTCAACACCCGCTTTGGCCCTGGCGTGCAGGCCCTGACGGGGAGCGGCCCGGTGCTGGAAGCCCGCCCGAGCCAGGTGGCCGGCTCGAACACCGCGCGCCTGGAGATCCGGCTCGACCGGGCCATGCCCATCATGGTTGAACCTGCCGCCGGCGGCTATCGCATTGCCTTCTCCGAAGCGGTCAGGTCCGCGCCCGCCCTGGTCGCCAGTGCCGCACCTGCCGCTACAACGCCCGAAGTCCTTACTCCAGAGGTGCAGGACATGACTTTCAGGCGCGGGCCCAAGGAAGGGGGGCGGCTGGAACTGCAACTCGCCTACGGCGCGCCCTCGCCCGACCTGCATCGGGATGGCAATCGCCTGATTCTTGATCTGGCCGGCACGCGCCTGCCCGGTAGGCTGGAGCGGCGACTGGACGTGACCGACTTTGGCACGCCGGTGCGCACCATCGACAGCTATCGGCGTGGCCGCGACACCCGGCTGGTCTTTGACATGCCGAAGAACTTCGAATATGCCGCCTATCAGGTGGGCAACCGGGTCGTGGTCGACGTCAAGCCCAAGGCCGAGATCCGCGCCACGGGTCCTGCCACGCCCGCCGAACCAGGCAAACCATACAACGGCTCGCGTTTCAGCATGGATTTCCAGGCCATCGACGTGCGCAATGCCCTGCAGGTGATCGCCGACTTCACCGGCATCAACATCATCATGGCCGACAACGTCAGCGGCAATCTGACCATGCGCCTGAAGAACGTGCCCTGGGACCAGGCCCTGGACATCATCCTCGAATCCAAGGGGCTGGGCATGAAGCGCCAGGGCAACATCATCTGGGTCGCCCCGCAAAAGGAGCTGGCCGCCCAGGAAGAGGCCCGGCTCAAGGCCGAGCAGGCCAAGGTCCAGCTCGAGCCCACCGTCACCGAGCTGATCCAGATCAACTATGCGCGTGCCGAGGACATCGCGGCCCTGCTCAACGCCACCAATACGCCAAGCACGACCACCACGCGCAGCAATACCAGCCTGGATGGCACGAGCCGTGAAACCGAGGTGACGCGCACCGGCCTGCTGGGTTCCCTGGCGCTCGGAACCCGCATCGGCAACAATCTTCTGTCAGATCGCGGCGCCGTGACCGTGGACAAGCGCACCAACAGCATTCTGGTCAAGGAGACGCCCGGCAATCTCGCCAGCATCAAACGCCTGGTTGCGCGTCTTGATCGCCCGGTCAAGCAGGTGCTGATCGAGAGCCGCATCGTCGTGGCCTCGACTACAGCGGCGCAGTCGCTGGGCGTCAGGTGGGGCGGAAGCTTCAATGAAACCACCGGCTACGATTTCCCCAGCACCATCGACCTGTCCGGTGATTACGCTGGCGGTCAGGTGGGTTCCGGTCAGGGCGTGAAGACGCCATCATCGGTGGTCAACTTCCCGGCCATTGGTGCCGCTGGCTTCAATCCGGCCAGCCTCGGCGTGCGTCTCGGCAACATGGCCGGTACCCGCATCCTTGACCTGCAGTTGTCGGCCATCCAGTCGGAAGGCCTGGGGCGCGTGGTCTCCAGCCCGCGCGTGATCACTGGCGATCAGCAAAAAGCCCTGATCGAACAGGGCAAGGAAATCCCCTATCAGGCGGCGACCAGCAGCGGCGCGACTTCCGTCACCTTCAAGAAGGCCGTGCTGAGCCTTGAGGTAACCCCCCACATCACACCCGATGGCAAGGTGCAGATGGAAGTGCTGGCGACCAAGGACTCCAAGGGTGAAATCGTCCCCGGTGGCGTGGCGATCGACACCCGCAAGGTCAATACCAACGTGCTGGTCAACAATGGCGAAACCATCGTGATCGGCGGCATCTATGAAGAAGAGGAAAACGAAAGCGAAGCCGGCGTTCCGGGACTGCGCAAGATCCCGGTGCTTGGATATCTCTTCAAGGGAAAGGCAAAAACTAAGAACCAGACCGAACTGCTCATCTTCCTGACTCCGAAGATCGTGGAAGGCGTGGAACGTCCAGCGCAACTGAGCGAAAGATAA